One part of the Chryseobacterium sp. 7 genome encodes these proteins:
- a CDS encoding zinc-dependent alcohol dehydrogenase family protein — translation MRALVLNKYGVDFEQINLPIPHVEKNEVLVKIYSSGVNPIDNKIRIGKAPYATPNLPAILGTDMAGVIEDVGEDVINFKKGDEVYGLVGGVFGSGGTLAEYVSVDANLIAKKPNNLTWKEAAAVPLVALTAWEGIKDRIKIQIGDKVLIHGGAGGVGHMALQLAKIDGAEVYTTVSNEKRHIVEKLGGIPIDYKQETIEDYISRYTKGEGFDVIYDTVGGETLNESFQAVKHYGNVASCVGFDSHQMAALSFRGASFHGIFVLIPLLKGIKRNHHGEILAKISTMIERKEIIPMLDPRTFSLDTALFAYKAVWDGSSCGRIVIDIQ, via the coding sequence ATGAGAGCATTAGTTTTAAACAAGTATGGAGTAGATTTTGAACAAATAAACCTGCCAATACCACATGTAGAAAAAAATGAAGTATTAGTTAAGATTTATTCTAGCGGAGTTAATCCTATTGATAATAAAATTCGTATAGGAAAAGCTCCTTATGCTACTCCAAATTTACCCGCTATTTTAGGAACAGATATGGCAGGAGTAATAGAAGATGTTGGAGAGGATGTTATTAACTTTAAAAAAGGAGATGAAGTATATGGCCTTGTGGGGGGTGTTTTCGGTTCTGGCGGTACCTTAGCTGAATATGTGTCAGTAGATGCTAACCTTATAGCAAAAAAGCCAAATAATTTAACATGGAAAGAAGCTGCCGCTGTTCCATTGGTAGCATTGACGGCATGGGAAGGTATAAAAGATAGAATTAAAATCCAAATTGGAGACAAGGTTCTAATTCATGGTGGAGCTGGAGGTGTTGGACATATGGCATTACAATTAGCAAAAATTGATGGTGCGGAGGTATATACAACAGTATCCAACGAAAAAAGACATATAGTGGAAAAATTAGGGGGTATTCCTATAGACTATAAACAGGAAACAATTGAAGATTATATATCCCGTTATACAAAAGGAGAAGGTTTTGATGTTATTTATGATACGGTAGGGGGAGAAACTTTAAACGAATCATTTCAAGCTGTAAAACATTATGGAAATGTTGCAAGTTGTGTTGGATTTGACTCTCACCAAATGGCTGCACTTTCGTTCCGTGGAGCAAGTTTCCATGGGATTTTTGTTTTAATTCCTCTCCTAAAAGGAATTAAAAGAAATCATCATGGTGAAATTTTAGCCAAAATTTCAACTATGATTGAAAGAAAAGAAATAATTCCAATGCTAGATCCTAGGACATTCAGTCTTGATACTGCTCTATTTGCTTACAAAGCAGTTTGGGATGGTTCATCCTGCGGAAGAATTGTAATAGACATTCAATAA
- a CDS encoding putative quinol monooxygenase, whose amino-acid sequence MKTEKFAILARLEAKPGKEKEVLAFLKSALPLAKEEVGTIKWYATQLSPSTYGIFDTFETTEERQIHLEGKIATTLMANASELLAKEPSIELIDLIAIK is encoded by the coding sequence ATGAAAACAGAGAAATTTGCAATTTTAGCTCGACTTGAAGCTAAACCTGGTAAAGAAAAAGAAGTCTTAGCCTTTTTAAAATCAGCATTACCTCTTGCAAAAGAAGAAGTAGGTACTATAAAATGGTATGCAACACAATTGAGCCCTTCAACATATGGGATCTTTGACACATTTGAAACTACTGAGGAACGTCAGATTCACTTAGAGGGTAAAATTGCTACTACTTTGATGGCTAATGCATCCGAACTTTTAGCAAAAGAACCTAGCATAGAATTAATAGACTTAATTGCTATTAAATAA
- a CDS encoding Crp/Fnr family transcriptional regulator, with the protein MLDIELNKFYKLFPEQELRKKIAEHCEIKTFAKNDIVVREDEYIKVVPIVLTGKLRVFQTKELRQILLYYVEPYQTCIMSLSAGFFNLKSTSQAIALETTEALIIPTRFIYQWQREYNSLNEFVIRTFKQRYDELLVNYESIVFDHLDKRLLEYLQQQGSLHPKNYVTMSHQQLANELGTTRVVISRILKQFELNGKVKLYRNMIKVLFFSTVYLLIPLFGNGLITFVLKITSI; encoded by the coding sequence TTGTTAGATATTGAATTAAATAAGTTTTATAAGCTTTTTCCAGAGCAAGAACTACGAAAAAAGATAGCTGAACATTGTGAAATTAAAACTTTTGCAAAAAATGACATTGTTGTAAGAGAGGATGAATATATTAAAGTTGTACCAATTGTCTTAACCGGGAAACTTAGGGTTTTTCAAACCAAAGAGCTTAGGCAGATATTACTTTATTATGTTGAGCCTTATCAAACCTGTATAATGTCTCTCTCTGCCGGTTTTTTTAATCTAAAAAGCACATCTCAAGCCATTGCATTGGAAACAACAGAAGCATTGATTATTCCAACTCGATTTATATATCAATGGCAGCGTGAATATAATTCGTTGAATGAATTTGTCATCCGAACTTTTAAACAAAGGTATGATGAGTTATTAGTAAACTATGAAAGTATAGTATTTGATCATTTAGACAAACGATTATTAGAATATCTGCAACAACAAGGATCTTTACACCCTAAAAATTATGTTACCATGTCTCACCAGCAGCTAGCTAACGAATTAGGGACAACACGAGTTGTAATTTCCAGGATCTTAAAGCAGTTTGAACTAAATGGAAAAGTAAAACTTTATCGCAATATGATTAAAGTTTTATTTTTTTCTACTGTGTACCTTTTGATACCATTATTTGGTAATGGACTTATTACTTTTGTATTGAAAATAACGTCAATATAA